From Oryzias melastigma strain HK-1 linkage group LG15, ASM292280v2, whole genome shotgun sequence, one genomic window encodes:
- the sptlc3 gene encoding serine palmitoyltransferase 3 isoform X1 has protein sequence MARSTNGDSLKQLNHNGLKWDDSGKNGYHKKPAEQKHGAGNGVASRQNKQESFEQAPMYVAVCTYMGFGIVTLFGYFRDFLRAVGLEKCNLAQEREEQKDFVPLYQDFENFYTRNLYMRVRDNWNRPICSLPGPVFDLMERVSDDYNWTFRFTGRTIPNVINMGSYNYLGFAENNADFLKTVADKVQQYGAGVCSTRQEIGNLSIHEELEQLVANFLGVESAMTFGMGFATNSMNIPALVGKGCLILSDELNHTSLILGARLSGATIRVFKHNNMHSLEKMLKEAICCGQPRTHRAWRKILIMVEGIYSMEGSVVRLPEVIALKKKYKAHLYLDEAHSIGAVGATGRGVTELFNVNPADVDVMMGTFTKSFGASGGYIAGKKELVDYLRCHSHSAVYASAMSPPVTEQIIRAIKCIMGKDGTTEGIRRIRQLAENTRYFRARLKEMGFIIYGNDDSPVVPVLLYMPGKVVAFAREMLQRKIGVVVVGFPATPITEARARFCVSAAHTRAMLNQVLHHLNEVGDLLCLKFSRRKRPSSCSLSEETDVGLDS, from the exons ATGGCGAGAAGCACGAACGGAGACAGCCTGAAGCAGCTGAACCACAACGGGCTGAAATGGGACGACTCCGGGAAGAACGGATACCACAAAAAACCCGCCGAG CAGAAGCACGGTGCGGGGAATGGCGTCGCCTCCAGGCAGAACAAACAGGAGTCTTTTGAACAGGCGCCCATGTATGTGGCTGTCTGTACCTACATGGGCTTTGGCATCGTCACCCTGTTCGGTTACTTCAGAGACTTCCTCAGAGCCGTGGGTTTGGAGAAATGCAACCTTGCCCAGGAAAGAGAGGAGCAGAAG GATTTTGTTCCTCTTTATCaagattttgaaaacttttacaCTCGAAATCTGTACATGAGGGTAAGGGACAACTGGAACCGACCCATCTGCAGCCTGCCCGGGCCCGTCTTCGACCTGATGGAGAGAGTGTCCGACGACTACAACTGGACCTTCAG gtttACTGGAAGGACAATCCCCAACGTCATCAACATGGGCTCCTACAACTACCTTGGTTTTGCTGAGAACAACGCAGATTTCCTTAAAACGGTGGCAGACAAAGTGCAGCAGTATGGAGCTGGTGTGTGCAGTACACGACAGGAAATTG GTAATCTGAGCATCCATGAGGAGCTGGAGCAGCTAGTGGCCAATTTCTTGGGAGTGGAGTCGGCCATGACTTTCGGGATGGGTTTTGCCACCAATTCAATGAACATCCCTGCACTAGTTGGAAAG GGTTGTTTGATATTAAGTGACGAGCTGAATCACACGTCTCTCATTTTGGGGGCCAGACTGTCTGGAGCAACGATCAGAGTGTTCAAACACAACA ACATGCACAGCTTGGAAAAGATGCTAAAAGAGGCTATATGCTGTGGGCAGCCCCGGACCCACAGAGCCTGGAGAAAGATCCTCATCATGGTGGAAGGCATCTATAG CATGGAAGGCTCAGTGGTGCGGCTCCCTGAAGTCATCGCCCTGAAGAAGAAGTATAAGGCGCACCTGTACCTGGACGAGGCTCACAGTATTGGAGCTGTGGGGGCCACGGGGAGGGGAGTGACTGAGCTGTTTAATGTGAACCCGGCTGATGTGGACGTGATGATGGGGACTTTCACAAAGAGCTTCGGGGCTTCTGGAGGCTACATCGCAggaaaaaag GAGCTGGTGGATTACCTGCGCTGTCATTCTCACAGCGCTGTTTACGCTTCGGCAATGTCGCCTCCCGTTACGGAGCAGATCATACGGGCCATCAAGTGCATCATGGGAAAAGATGGAACAACAGAGG GAATTAGACGGATCCGCCAACTGGCAGAGAACACCAGGTACTTCCGAGCCAGGCTGAAGGAGATGGGCTTCATCATTTACGGCAATGATGACTCACCTGTTGTTCCGGTCCTGCTCTACATGCCGGGCAAAGTGGT AGCTTTTGCCAGAGAAATGCTGCAGAGGAAGATCGGTGTGGTGGTGGTCGGCTTTCCAGCCACGCCCATAACAGAGGCCCGGGCTCGCTtctgtgtgtctgcagcacACACCAGAGCCATGCTCAACCAG GTGCTGCACCATCTGAATGAAGTGGGAGACCTTCTGTGTCTCAAATTCTCTCGGCGGAAACGTCCTTCTTCGTGTAGCCTCAGTGAAGAAACAGATGTCGGGCTGGACAGCTGA
- the sptlc3 gene encoding serine palmitoyltransferase 3 isoform X2, which translates to MARSTNGDSLKQLNHNGLKWDDSGKNGYHKKPAEKHGAGNGVASRQNKQESFEQAPMYVAVCTYMGFGIVTLFGYFRDFLRAVGLEKCNLAQEREEQKDFVPLYQDFENFYTRNLYMRVRDNWNRPICSLPGPVFDLMERVSDDYNWTFRFTGRTIPNVINMGSYNYLGFAENNADFLKTVADKVQQYGAGVCSTRQEIGNLSIHEELEQLVANFLGVESAMTFGMGFATNSMNIPALVGKGCLILSDELNHTSLILGARLSGATIRVFKHNNMHSLEKMLKEAICCGQPRTHRAWRKILIMVEGIYSMEGSVVRLPEVIALKKKYKAHLYLDEAHSIGAVGATGRGVTELFNVNPADVDVMMGTFTKSFGASGGYIAGKKELVDYLRCHSHSAVYASAMSPPVTEQIIRAIKCIMGKDGTTEGIRRIRQLAENTRYFRARLKEMGFIIYGNDDSPVVPVLLYMPGKVVAFAREMLQRKIGVVVVGFPATPITEARARFCVSAAHTRAMLNQVLHHLNEVGDLLCLKFSRRKRPSSCSLSEETDVGLDS; encoded by the exons ATGGCGAGAAGCACGAACGGAGACAGCCTGAAGCAGCTGAACCACAACGGGCTGAAATGGGACGACTCCGGGAAGAACGGATACCACAAAAAACCCGCCGAG AAGCACGGTGCGGGGAATGGCGTCGCCTCCAGGCAGAACAAACAGGAGTCTTTTGAACAGGCGCCCATGTATGTGGCTGTCTGTACCTACATGGGCTTTGGCATCGTCACCCTGTTCGGTTACTTCAGAGACTTCCTCAGAGCCGTGGGTTTGGAGAAATGCAACCTTGCCCAGGAAAGAGAGGAGCAGAAG GATTTTGTTCCTCTTTATCaagattttgaaaacttttacaCTCGAAATCTGTACATGAGGGTAAGGGACAACTGGAACCGACCCATCTGCAGCCTGCCCGGGCCCGTCTTCGACCTGATGGAGAGAGTGTCCGACGACTACAACTGGACCTTCAG gtttACTGGAAGGACAATCCCCAACGTCATCAACATGGGCTCCTACAACTACCTTGGTTTTGCTGAGAACAACGCAGATTTCCTTAAAACGGTGGCAGACAAAGTGCAGCAGTATGGAGCTGGTGTGTGCAGTACACGACAGGAAATTG GTAATCTGAGCATCCATGAGGAGCTGGAGCAGCTAGTGGCCAATTTCTTGGGAGTGGAGTCGGCCATGACTTTCGGGATGGGTTTTGCCACCAATTCAATGAACATCCCTGCACTAGTTGGAAAG GGTTGTTTGATATTAAGTGACGAGCTGAATCACACGTCTCTCATTTTGGGGGCCAGACTGTCTGGAGCAACGATCAGAGTGTTCAAACACAACA ACATGCACAGCTTGGAAAAGATGCTAAAAGAGGCTATATGCTGTGGGCAGCCCCGGACCCACAGAGCCTGGAGAAAGATCCTCATCATGGTGGAAGGCATCTATAG CATGGAAGGCTCAGTGGTGCGGCTCCCTGAAGTCATCGCCCTGAAGAAGAAGTATAAGGCGCACCTGTACCTGGACGAGGCTCACAGTATTGGAGCTGTGGGGGCCACGGGGAGGGGAGTGACTGAGCTGTTTAATGTGAACCCGGCTGATGTGGACGTGATGATGGGGACTTTCACAAAGAGCTTCGGGGCTTCTGGAGGCTACATCGCAggaaaaaag GAGCTGGTGGATTACCTGCGCTGTCATTCTCACAGCGCTGTTTACGCTTCGGCAATGTCGCCTCCCGTTACGGAGCAGATCATACGGGCCATCAAGTGCATCATGGGAAAAGATGGAACAACAGAGG GAATTAGACGGATCCGCCAACTGGCAGAGAACACCAGGTACTTCCGAGCCAGGCTGAAGGAGATGGGCTTCATCATTTACGGCAATGATGACTCACCTGTTGTTCCGGTCCTGCTCTACATGCCGGGCAAAGTGGT AGCTTTTGCCAGAGAAATGCTGCAGAGGAAGATCGGTGTGGTGGTGGTCGGCTTTCCAGCCACGCCCATAACAGAGGCCCGGGCTCGCTtctgtgtgtctgcagcacACACCAGAGCCATGCTCAACCAG GTGCTGCACCATCTGAATGAAGTGGGAGACCTTCTGTGTCTCAAATTCTCTCGGCGGAAACGTCCTTCTTCGTGTAGCCTCAGTGAAGAAACAGATGTCGGGCTGGACAGCTGA